A region of the Mesoterricola sediminis genome:
GTGTGCAGGTACGAGGGGTTGGTGCTCATCACCCGGATGAGATGCTCCGGATCCTTCGTGAAGTACGCGGAAAGATCGAAACCCGTGCCCATCCACTTGTGGGGGTTCAGCACCAGCGAATCGGCCTCCTCGATGCCCTTCCACATCCAGCGCGCCTCGGGGCAGATCATGGCCGTCCCGGCCATGGCCGCGTCCACGTGCAGCCAGATGCCGTAGTCGGCGGAGAGGCGGCCCATTCCCTCCAGGGGATCCACGGCCGTCGTGGCCGTCGTGCCGATGGCCGCGACCATGGCGCAGGGACGCCGGCCGGCGGCCAGGTCCTCCTGGATGGCCCGCTCCAGCAGGTCCAGGCGCAGGGCGTGCTGGTCGTCCGTTCCGATGAGGCGCAGGTTGTTCCGCCCGAAGCCCGCCAGGAGGGCGGCCTTCTCCACGCTCGCGTGGGCCTGGTCCGAGGCATAGACCACCAGCGGAGCTTCCTCCGCCTGCATGCCGCCCCGGGCCTGCCCGAAGGCGCTGGACCATTCCCGGGCGCAGAGGAGCGCGCAGAAGGTGGACGTGGACGCCGTGTCCTGGATGACCCCCGTGAACGCCGCGTCCAGCCCCAGCATCTGCCGGAGCCAATCCATGACGACCTCCTCCACCTCCGTGGCGGCCGGGCTGGTCTGCCAGCTCATCCCCTGGGCGCCCAGGCCCGCGCAGGCCAGGTCCGCCAGGACCGACGCCAGGTCCGAATTGGACGGGAAGTAGGCGAAGAAGCCCGGATGGTTCCAATGGGTGATCCCCGGCAACACCACCCGGTCCAGGTCCCCGGTGAGGCCCGCAAGCCCCTCCCCCTTGGCCGGTGGCTGCGACGGCAGGAGCCGCTTCACATCCCCCGGCTCCAGCGGACTCATGACCGGCAGATCCCCCATGCGGTCGCGGTACTCCGCGATCCAGTCGACCAGTTCATGGCCCAGGCGGCGGAATGTTTTCGTATCCATGGGAACCATTCAACCCAATTCAGCCGGCCCGGCCAACCGGGAATTGAGCTTTCCTCCACTTTCCCGGAAATTTCCAGCCCCCCATCCCCCCCGCCCCCGCCCCCCATTCAGTTGCCACCTCTCCGCCGGGGCGATATACTGCAGGACCCGTCACAACGGGAAACGCAGCCGTAGCTCAGTTGGATAGAGCGTTGGCCTCCGAAGCCAAAGGTCGCGCGTTCGAGTCGCGCCGGTTGCACCAGTCCCTGAACGATAACCCCTGTAGCTGAACAAGCTTCGGGGGTTTTCCTTATCCCAGCCAAAGAGCCTGAAGCACCCGCAAGTGGACTTCAGGGATAGCGTTTCCCGCCAGCCAGGGCACAACATGGGCACAACGATTCCTGCCCTGAATGCCAGTTTCCGCAAGGCTATCTGGCACTTCCCGCCTAGCCCGTGACCCTCGCCAGCCAACCAGGGAGGGGTTTTCCCCGGTCGACAGGACCGCGCCTGGAATGCCCACGGGTGGAGGACCTATTAACGGGACCCATCTTGAGGCGGGTTAAGGGTTAACCAGAAGGTAGGTATAGGGCTTCCTTGCGCGTCCAGAGATCCGTTTGCGCGGTAGATAAGCAAGCAGACATGGAAGGTTCCGCCAAACCCAAGGAGCAGGTTCATTGACAGCCCTCTACCATGCGAGTCCGCGTGGTCAGCCATATCGCGCCCTGGCATTCAAGTCGGCGCTCAAGGTCCCCTTGTCCTTCGGCTCAGAGTTCGGCAACCGATGGAACCCCAAGAAGTCCTTGAGTGACAAGGGAAAACCAGGGATCAGGGTCAAGCGTAGTCAGCTGGTCTCTCAGACAATAAGGAACTATTACAAATATAACAACTTATTACTGTCCCTCCGGAATAAGCGAGGACCACCAACGGTCCCGCCCGGAGATATGGACCATGACGACCCATGCCAGCCAGTTCAACCGCTATTCCCGCTACCAATGGATCTACCATGCGCTCCTGGAAGGTG
Encoded here:
- a CDS encoding pyridoxal phosphate-dependent decarboxylase family protein; this translates as MDTKTFRRLGHELVDWIAEYRDRMGDLPVMSPLEPGDVKRLLPSQPPAKGEGLAGLTGDLDRVVLPGITHWNHPGFFAYFPSNSDLASVLADLACAGLGAQGMSWQTSPAATEVEEVVMDWLRQMLGLDAAFTGVIQDTASTSTFCALLCAREWSSAFGQARGGMQAEEAPLVVYASDQAHASVEKAALLAGFGRNNLRLIGTDDQHALRLDLLERAIQEDLAAGRRPCAMVAAIGTTATTAVDPLEGMGRLSADYGIWLHVDAAMAGTAMICPEARWMWKGIEEADSLVLNPHKWMGTGFDLSAYFTKDPEHLIRVMSTNPSYLHTDQDGQVKNLRDWGIPLGRRFRALKLWFLLKDQGVEGLQARIRRDLANAQWLKAQVEAAGGWELMAPVNLQTVCLRHVPAGVTDEDDLRAHNLAIQGRVNKGGRFYLTPSVLKGRQILRVSIGSAATELSDVEGLWKALLDAAAAV